The DNA window CATCCCCTACGCCAAGGGCTTTGGCTGGGGCGCCGAGCTCAACCTCGAGAACATCTTCACCCGCGCGTTCGGCTCCCCGAAGGGCCAGGGCTACCCCACGGCCAACAAGGCCTCCCAGAACCGCAACGCCGGTCTTCTGAGCGACTTCAAGCAGCGCGTCGCCAAGCCGCTGCCCGAGATCATCCGCTCGCTCGACCAGCAGTTCGTCAAGGAGGCCATCACGCCCGAGTTCCTCGCCTGCTTCGACGAGGGCTGCCAGGATGACGAGCTGCGCGAGCTCGTCCACTCCTACGTCGACTAGCTAGCCCCCTCTCACGGCGCCCCGGCGCCGTACCGGGCGGGAGGAGCGCGCTCCCCTCGCACTCCTCCCGCCCATCCCCTCGCTTTCCCTCGCGGCGCATCGACACGCCCGCTGCATCGCGAAAGGAAGCAAGCCAAGCCAGAGGAGCAGCCATGCAACCCTCCGAATACCTGCAGATAGCGCTCGTCATCGTGGGTCTCGGGCTCATCACCTGGGTCAAGATGTCCTACATGAGGCGCGCCCAGACAGACCCTACGGTCAACGCCTTCTCGCCCCGCGAGACGCACATGCGCCAGGTGGCGTTCGTACTCATCGGCATCGCCATCGTCTTCGTCTTCTTCCCCTTCTGACGGGCGGCGCGCCTCGACACTGCTGCGGGTGCCGGGCGCCCTAGCCAACGCAATCCCGCCCGTCTCGGCACATCGGCGCCGCGCTCGACACATCTGACGGGCGCGGCGCCGCTTTCTATCATCAGCCAAGACCCCCCAACGAAGGGAGCACGCCATGTCCTACATCGACCTCGACGAGACCCGCCCGCTCGACATCGTCCTGCTCGGCCGCATCGCCATCGACTTCAACCCCGCCTACTCAGACTCCGTGAAGGAGGAGTTCAAGCCGCTCAAGGACGTCCACTACTTCGAGAAGTACGTGGGCGGCTCGCCGGCCAACATCGCCGTGGGCGTCACGCACCACGGCCTCAAGGCGGGATTCATCGGCAAGGTGTCAGACGACCAGTTCGGCGACTTCGTCACCGAGTACTTTGACGCCCAGGGCATCGACACGAGCCACGTCACGCGCTGCACGAACGGCGAGAAGATCGGCCTCACGTTCACCGAGATGCTCTCCCCCTCCGAGAGCCACATCCTGATGTATCGCAACTGCATCGCAGACCTGCAACTCTCCGTCGACGACATCGACCCCGACTACATCGCGAGCGCCAAGCTTCTGCTCATCTCCGGCACCGCCCTTGCCGAGAGCCCCAGCCGCGAGGCGGCCATCAAGGCCGTGCTCGTTGCCCGCCAGGTGGGCACGCCCGTCGTGTTCGACATCGACTACCGCGCCTACAACTGGAAGAACGCCGACGAGATCTCCATCTACTACTCCTACGTGGCACGCCTGTCCGACATCATCATGGGCAGCCGCGAGGAGTTCGACCTCACCGAGGCGCTCATCTGCCCCGGCATGGCCGACGAGCAGAGCGCCGTCTACTGGCAGAAGCGAAACGCCAAGATCGTGGTCATCAAGCACGGCATGGAGGGCTCCACCGCCTACTGCAACGACGGCGAGAAGTTCTCCATCAAGCCCTTCCCCGTCACGGCACGGAAGGGCTTCGGCGGCGGCGACGGCTATGGCTCGGGCTTCCTCTACGGCCTGTTCCAGGGCTGGGACATCCAGGACTGCCTGGAGTTTGGCTCGGCCGAGGCGTCCATGATGGTGCGCGCCAACAACTGCTCCGACGCCCTGCCCGGCCCCGACGAGGTGCGCGCGTTCATCGCCGAGGAGAAGGCCCAGTACGGAGA is part of the Parolsenella massiliensis genome and encodes:
- the iolC gene encoding 5-dehydro-2-deoxygluconokinase; translation: MSYIDLDETRPLDIVLLGRIAIDFNPAYSDSVKEEFKPLKDVHYFEKYVGGSPANIAVGVTHHGLKAGFIGKVSDDQFGDFVTEYFDAQGIDTSHVTRCTNGEKIGLTFTEMLSPSESHILMYRNCIADLQLSVDDIDPDYIASAKLLLISGTALAESPSREAAIKAVLVARQVGTPVVFDIDYRAYNWKNADEISIYYSYVARLSDIIMGSREEFDLTEALICPGMADEQSAVYWQKRNAKIVVIKHGMEGSTAYCNDGEKFSIKPFPVTARKGFGGGDGYGSGFLYGLFQGWDIQDCLEFGSAEASMMVRANNCSDALPGPDEVRAFIAEEKAQYGEMVARA